GGTGCGGTCACCTGCGTACAGCGTGGAGTTGGTGCGGGCGATGACGGTGTCGCCGACACCAACGGTGTCCCCGCGAGCGACCCTGGTGGTGTGTGCGTCGTCGACTAGCCCGTGGGCGATCCGGCTCGAGCGGATGACCTCGTTGAGAGTGTCGACATCGGTGTTGGTGGAGGCGATGATCAGCGACTGCCTGCCGGCCTTGGTGCCGGCCAGGAACGCTTCCACGGCCTGGGTGAGCATCTGTTCCCGGTGCCCTCCGGTGATCCATCCGCGCTCGTTGTAGAGAGCCAGTGCGCCGGGATCGCCTTCGCGCAGACCCAGCGTTGCGTCGGCTTGGTCGGTGTCTGCGCCCATGCGCATGACCTCGCGCAACTGAGGCGTTCCCGGGGTGCGAGTCAGGTCGGCGAACAGCCCCCCGGTCTCGACTGCCGCGAGCTGTTTGGGGTCGCCGATCAGGCGGAGGATGGCCCCAGATTCGGCGGCGATCTCGGTCAGCGCGGCCAGGTTCTCGGTGCTGGCCATGCCCGCTTCATCGACCAGAAGCATGTCCCCAGGTTTGATCGAGACCGGCAGTGCGTCGAGCGATTTCCCGGGCAGGTTCGGGTGCTTGCCCATCCAGGTGAAAGTCAGCGAGTCGATCGTGTGACAGTCGGTGCCGATGTCGCCCGCGAGGACGGCCGCTGCTGCCGCGGAAGGAGCAAGGCCGATAACCGAGCGGCCGGTTTGTTGCCAGGTGCGGGCCACGACCTTCATGGATGCGGTCTTACCGGTCCCGGCCGGACCCACGCCTGCGGCAAGCAGTGTTCCGGCACCGACGAGGTGCTGCGCCAGGGCAGTTTGTCCGGCATTGAGGGACCATCCCTCGGCCTTGGTGTGGGCGGCCAGGGCGCTGTCCAGATCAGCGCGGGTAGCGATCACCGCGACCGGCGTGTGGGCCGCCTCCAGGGTGGCGGTCTCGGCGTCGAGGACTGCCTGGGTGGTGTACTTCTCGGCGTTGGCGTGCCGGTCCACACCAGCCCCGTTTGGCCCGATCAGAGGGCTGGGAAGGTCCAGAATCTCCGGCGGGGTCAGCTGCACAACGAGTTCTCCCATGGCGGTGGCCATGACCTCCTCGTGCGCCCGGCCCAGGGCCTCGGCGCCCTCGAATCGGTAGCCCTTGAGCGCGGTCGATACGGCGGTGTCGATGTGGGAACGGCGGAACTGAGCCCGGCGTGCGGTCACTGCCGCCACCGCCTGCTCGGCCACCTGCCGGGAGTGGACCTGGGCGTCGAATAGTTCCCGCGACACCTCGCTCCGGCCCTGCCCGGTGACCTCGCCAACCACGCGGTCCACCGCGTGCGTGCCGACGACTTTCTCGGCCATCTCACGCCAGGCGGCGCGGTGCTCGGACAGGGACTGGGCGGGCTTCTTGGCGTCGCGTGTATCCAAGATCGCCTTCTGCCACAGGGCGTACGCAGCCCGCTGCGAAGGCTGCCGATTGTTCTTCTCCACGTACTCAGCGACGAGCCGGTCATAGACCGGGCGGGCCAAGGTTCTGCGGGAGGAGAACGCCTCTATCAGGCGGCGGTCGATCCCAGAAATCTCCCAGATCGGAGCCTTATCTGGGTGGGGGTAGTGGGCCTGGAACTCCACGCCCATTCGGCGGGTCAGAAGGTCGTGCAAGATCGCGTCATAGCGGGCGGAGATCGCTTGATGCATCTGGTGGATTGCGCGAGAGTCCAGCGACAGCCACCGCCCGTCAGGGCCTTGGACCTTGTTAGCCAGCAGCACGTGGGAGTGCAGGTCCGGGTCCCCGCACCGGGTGTCAAAGTGGGTGAACTCGCTAGCGATGATCCCGCTGGTTTTGACCTGCTTGATACCGCCGGTCCCGACGCGTGTGTAGATCGCGTTGTCCTCGGCCCAGGCCAGTGCTTCGGCGACGGCTTCGTGATGCAACACAGCCACACGAGAGGCAGTGTTCTCATCGGCCAGCGCCCACAGGACGCTGACACTTTTCACCGGAGAGAACGTGAAATCGAATCCGGCGACAGCTTGCTTGACCTGGTCGCGTTCCCGGTTTACCCACGCGATGACGTCCTTGCCGGAGGCGTGTTCGTAGCCGAACTCATCAGAGTAGAACGGGCGTGCGGTGCCCTCGGCGATCTGGCCTCGTTCATCGGTTGTGGGGCGCCGCCCTTCGACTGCGAGGAACGACTTCTCCGCGGTGGCGATTGCTTCCAGAACGTCCACGCCGCCGGTGTAGAGCGGGAAGCTCCGGCCCAGCTTGCAGGCCGCCAACGGTTTGCCGCCTGCCATCATCTGATCGGTGTCCGGATGCAGACCTTCGCCGTACAAGGCGGCCATCTGCGCCTCGGTCACCGTCGCCCCAGAGGTCACGGACTGGGAGTTCAGTCCCTGAAGTCCACTACCGATCCACCGTCCCGGCGGGGTTCCCTTGGCCGCGTAGTAGTCCGACAGGGCCATGCCCTGCGGGTCGGCGTCGTGGGTTGCGACCGAGCGCAGCAGGTACTGGTATCCAGTACCGGCGTGTACCGCTCGAAGGCTCATCACACCCGCCAGCGTATGCGGCCCGGAACGGCCGCGTCTACGCGTCGCAGCGCACGGCGCTGTGACCAGCGATTTCCCGTCGTTCACTAGAAGTGCCTACTGTGTATGGCTGCTTGAGCGATCGGGAGCGAGTGTTGGTCCTGGCCACACTGGTGGGGTCTCCGGCGGGGCCAGTGTGGGCGACGCGGTGGTCGGATGGGGGAGTGGTTGGTGCTCGCGGGTGTCGTAGGGGTGCTCTAGGGTTTGGGCCATGGCTGCTACGAAGACTGATTCGCGTTCCCAGACCGCACGGGCCCGTGCCCGCCAGGCGATGGCTGACGAGCTCGAGCGGGCGCGCAAGCGCGAGTCCAAGCTCGTAGCGGTGTTCTCCGCCATCGACGCCCGAGCCGACGCCGAAGCCGCCCTGGGGGAGGCACTGATCGAGCTGAAGGACCTCGGTGTCGCCCAGTCCGATCTGGCCGAGATGACCGGCCTGTCCGCCCGCGAGGTCGGCACCGCGATCCGCGCCGCGAAGGACCGCACCGCCCCCGACGACCAGACGCCGGAGACCACTGACGAGCACGCGTCGGACACGACCTCGGACCACAACGGTGCCGAGTCCCACTGACCCGCGCACCAGTCCTGCAGGCGGGGACATTCCTCTGCCGGGCCTGGAATTGATCGCGCCGGCTCTCGTCCCGGCTGGCGCGGCGCGCCGGTCGCGTCCCTATAGCGCGACCCTGCCGCCCACTCAGGCGGCGATCGACGCGTTCTGGTCCCGCGTGGTCAAAGCACCCGGGGACGGGTGCTGGTTTCTCATTTCAGCGATCAGTGGCGTCGACGGGTATACACGCCTGACGTGGAGGTCGGGTGGGGTCAGTCGAACCGAGTCCGGGCACCGATTCGCACTCCTGCTCGCCGGCCAACTGGCCGATGGCGTGGTGGCCGAACACCGATGCAACGAACCCCTGTGCGTGCGTGTCGACCCGGGGCATGTCGTCGCCTCTACCCAGTCAGCAAACCTGCCGCTACGCCGTCGCGTGTGGTCGTACCGGAGCCATCCGCAACCCCGACCAACACACCAACCGCCACGCCCGGTCCCTAGCCGTGCGAGACGCCCTCGCCTCCGGCTGGGACGCGCGCGCGTACTCCCGCGCCTGTGGCAACGCCGCGCCCCTCGACACGCCCTCGCTGTTCTAGAGCTTGGGAGTACAGTCGCTCGCAGTAGTGGCCTCGCCGACGGCGGGGCCTTTCTTATTGGCAGCCCCAGATGTGTCAGCGGGCCACTGTTTGTCGACGTTGCCGGCGCAGCTGCCAGTACCGCGGGATCGTCCACCGCAGCGGGGTCCTATCGATCACCCACAGCGCTATCGCCGACCGATAGCGCACATCGTGTCGCACCGCGAACGACCAATGACCCACGAACCACGCCAACAGCCCCAGCGCCGCGACCGTCGGCGCCCACGTCCGGCCTTGCAGCACACCGAGCAGCCCAATCAATGCGCAGAACCCACCGGCCCCACGCGCGAGGCGGAGGCACGGCCAAGGCGCCGCCAGCGACCACCGCGGTAGCCTGCAGCGCCGTGGTCAGATCCCACATCAGGACTCCCCCTTGCCGCCCGACTGCTCGCAGCAGAGCACCCATTCGTGGGCGCGGATCGTGCCGACCTGTTTTCGGTCGACCTACTGTCAGTGTGACTTCTCCCCCCGACAGTCAGTGCCCCACGCGCCCTGGCGAGCTCCGCTAGGACTCGCCCGGCTGGCCCGGCGTGCGGGCGGCCTCGCGCAGCGAGTCCAGGACCTCCCGCAGTGTGTCTGAGGTTGCCTCCGCCCGGACCCGTGCCCGGTCGGACTCCTCGGCCTTGGCGCGTGCGACGGCGGCGTCCTGGCGCGTTTCCTCGAGCTGGCCGCGCAGCTGCTCGAGCTCGTCGCGCACTGCCTCGAGCTCGCGGAGTGCTCGGTCGCGGGATGCGACTGCCTCGTCACGCTCTGCAGCAGCCTGCTCGGCCGCCTCCAGGGCGTGGGCCTCACCCGCGCGAGCAGCATCGAGCGCCACCGCGGTCGCCTCGTCCGCCTGCTCCGCGGCCCGCTTCCACGCCGCAGCCCACACCGAGGCCACCATCGCCGACATTGCCTCCGACAAATCCGGCGCCGCCGGCACATCCCCTGCCGCCCCGCCGGCATGCTCGCGCATCCACGCGGCCACCTCGCCGATCCGCACCCCCGCTTCGCGCTGCACGGCCCGCACGGTGACCTTCTCGCCCCGCGCGAGGAGCACCCCATAGGCGCGAGCAATCTTCTCCGACGTCGACATGACAGTCCCTCCGGTTCGGGTAGACGGTAACGGGTAACCGGTAACGTTTCTCGTTACCGAGGTTACCGCATCCCGCGTTCGGCGGGTAGTCCGGGAGAGGCGTGCCCGCGGCGACCGCGGGGAATGGGTGTCCGTCGGTGCGGACGCCTTCGGCGACGAGCCAGATGGGGCCGCTGGGCGCCGGCCAGAGCGCGCGCGGCGAAGGGGGGCCGAGGCTATCGGGCGGTGAGGTTGTAGATGTCCAGCACGGCTGCCAACGCGGCATTGTCGGCCGGCGGCGCGACCGGTTGGCCCGGGCTTGCGTCCAGAGCGCTGGCGACGCCCGCGCGCAGCCACACCGCCCAGCAGGACCACTGCGTGCCGTGTTTGGAGTAGTAGTGGATGCCCAGCGCTCGCAGGCCGCCGGCGAGGGGGGCGGCTGCCAGCGTGGCGGCCAGTTCGGTCGTCAGATGACGGTCCCCGCTTCGCGTCTGCGCCACGGTAATCTCGTCGACCCCGCGCTCCCACAACGGCAGCGGGATATGCGAGGCCAGATAGGTGATGGTGCGCGCGTATTCGATCTCCACGAACCATCCCGATGCCGGCAGTGCCACCGTGTACAGGCGGTGGGCGTACAGCCAGTGGATGTCGACCACGCCGGGTGGCCGAACCCCCAGATCGTTCCAGTCGCGTGCGATCAAGGCGTAGAGATCATCGGCGCCCGGATCATCGAGATACTCCTGCGCCCGGTAGGGGCCGCCGACCTTCAACGCGCCCAGCAACTCGCCGTACGCGCCCTCGGCGCTACTGGCGCAATAGATGGTCTGCTCGCCGGGCAAATCGAAACGGTTCCACCCCACCCGGTCCTCGCTGCTACTGACGCCTCGAGCCGGCGGATTGAGCACCCCATAGGAGGGCTTGGCCAACCGATAGACGGTCTGGCCGCCGGCCGGGAGCAGCGCCAGGCCCGTGTTCGTGCAGACCGTGATGTCGTCTGTCACAGGCGGCATCCTCTACTGGTGCTCATTCTCACCCGGACCACCCTAGGTGGCCTTCCAC
The Dietzia psychralcaliphila genome window above contains:
- the mobF gene encoding MobF family relaxase; this translates as MSLRAVHAGTGYQYLLRSVATHDADPQGMALSDYYAAKGTPPGRWIGSGLQGLNSQSVTSGATVTEAQMAALYGEGLHPDTDQMMAGGKPLAACKLGRSFPLYTGGVDVLEAIATAEKSFLAVEGRRPTTDERGQIAEGTARPFYSDEFGYEHASGKDVIAWVNRERDQVKQAVAGFDFTFSPVKSVSVLWALADENTASRVAVLHHEAVAEALAWAEDNAIYTRVGTGGIKQVKTSGIIASEFTHFDTRCGDPDLHSHVLLANKVQGPDGRWLSLDSRAIHQMHQAISARYDAILHDLLTRRMGVEFQAHYPHPDKAPIWEISGIDRRLIEAFSSRRTLARPVYDRLVAEYVEKNNRQPSQRAAYALWQKAILDTRDAKKPAQSLSEHRAAWREMAEKVVGTHAVDRVVGEVTGQGRSEVSRELFDAQVHSRQVAEQAVAAVTARRAQFRRSHIDTAVSTALKGYRFEGAEALGRAHEEVMATAMGELVVQLTPPEILDLPSPLIGPNGAGVDRHANAEKYTTQAVLDAETATLEAAHTPVAVIATRADLDSALAAHTKAEGWSLNAGQTALAQHLVGAGTLLAAGVGPAGTGKTASMKVVARTWQQTGRSVIGLAPSAAAAAVLAGDIGTDCHTIDSLTFTWMGKHPNLPGKSLDALPVSIKPGDMLLVDEAGMASTENLAALTEIAAESGAILRLIGDPKQLAAVETGGLFADLTRTPGTPQLREVMRMGADTDQADATLGLREGDPGALALYNERGWITGGHREQMLTQAVEAFLAGTKAGRQSLIIASTNTDVDTLNEVIRSSRIAHGLVDDAHTTRVARGDTVGVGDTVIARTNSTLYAGDRTYLGRVINGQLFTVTGITDDGSLAVRDQSTGQDMLVPSSYAGKHVHLGYAATIHRAQGATVDTTHAVIDTSVDRAGLYVAMTRGKRENRAYAVCEPVLDLGAEDAHMHSAGDHQAPTPTQMLAGVLARDTHQASATETLRQEYAAATSDERLEQLYRHGAELAARDFTAATFPAYIDALPRAYAHQLEADPDQYQALAAAWTEAATRGLDPRDLWQEATENLDTANQPGTVIAHRIRHATGETTDSAALPTPPPVAPGCDTELTTWLAETHRTLAAEPAATAVARAASFTAEDFVASYLDSRSAEHEPGPDTHPTTSSPWGPSPDSSPDLW
- a CDS encoding DNA-binding protein → MSTSEKIARAYGVLLARGEKVTVRAVQREAGVRIGEVAAWMREHAGGAAGDVPAAPDLSEAMSAMVASVWAAAWKRAAEQADEATAVALDAARAGEAHALEAAEQAAAERDEAVASRDRALRELEAVRDELEQLRGQLEETRQDAAVARAKAEESDRARVRAEATSDTLREVLDSLREAARTPGQPGES
- a CDS encoding RES domain-containing protein encodes the protein MTDDITVCTNTGLALLPAGGQTVYRLAKPSYGVLNPPARGVSSSEDRVGWNRFDLPGEQTIYCASSAEGAYGELLGALKVGGPYRAQEYLDDPGADDLYALIARDWNDLGVRPPGVVDIHWLYAHRLYTVALPASGWFVEIEYARTITYLASHIPLPLWERGVDEITVAQTRSGDRHLTTELAATLAAAPLAGGLRALGIHYYSKHGTQWSCWAVWLRAGVASALDASPGQPVAPPADNAALAAVLDIYNLTAR